The following coding sequences lie in one Cygnus olor isolate bCygOlo1 chromosome 8, bCygOlo1.pri.v2, whole genome shotgun sequence genomic window:
- the RNF2 gene encoding E3 ubiquitin-protein ligase RING2 encodes MSQAVQTNGTQPLSKTWELSLYELQRTPQEAITDGLEIVVSPRSLHSELMCPICLDMLKNTMTTKECLHRFCADCIITALRSGNKECPTCRKKLVSKRSLRPDPNFDALISKIYPSRDEYEAHQERVLARISKHNNQQALSHSIEEGLKIQAMNRLQRGKKQQIENGSGAEDNGDSSHCSNASTHSNQEAGPSNKRTKTSDDSGLELDNNNTTVAIDPVMDGASEIELVFRPHPTLMENDDSAQTRYIKTSGNATVDHLSKYLAVRLALEELRSKGESNQMNLDTASEKQYTIYIATANGQFTVLNGSFSLELVSEKYWKVNKPMELYYAPTKEHK; translated from the exons ATGTCTCAAGCTGTGCAGACCAACGGAACGCAGCCTTTAAGCAAAACCTGGGAGCTCAGTTTGTACGAGTTGCAAAGAACGCCTCAG GAAGCAATCACTGATGGCTTGGAGATAGTGGTGTCACCCAGGAGCCTGCACAGTGAACTGATGTGTCCCATTTGTTTGGATATGTTAAAAAACACCATGACGACAAAAGAGTGTTTGCATCGTTTCTGTGCTGACTGTATCATTACAGCCCTCAGGAGCGG CAACAAAGAATGTCCCACTTGTCGTAAGAAGCTAGTGTCAAAACGATCACTGCGACCAGATCCCAATTTTGATGCTCTCATCAGTAAAATTTATCCAAGCCGTGATGAATATGAAGCTCATCAGGAGAGAGTGCTAGCAAGAATCAGCAAACACAATAACCAGCAAGCTTTAAGTCACAGCATTGAGGAAGGATTAAAGATTCAGGCTATGAACAG GTTACAGAGGGGCAAGAAACAGCAGATTGAGAATGGCAGTGGAGCAGAAGATAATGGTGACAGTTCGCACTGCAGCAATGCCTCAACACACAGCAATCAGGAAGCAGGGCCTAGTAATAAGAGGACCAAAACATCAGATGATTCTGGGCTAGAACTGGACAATAACAACACAACTGTGGCCATAGACCCTGTAATGGATGGTGCTAGTGAGATAGAATTAGTCTTCAGGCCTCATCCTACCCTCATGGAGAACGATGACAGCGCACAGACGAG ATACATCAAGACCTCAGGCAATGCCACCGTTGATCACCTGTCCAAGTACCTAGCTGTGAGATTGGCTCTGGAAGAGCTTCGTAGCAAGGGAGAGTCAAACCAGATGAACCTTGACACGGCCAGTGAGAAGCAGTATACCATTTACATAGCTACTGCCAACGGGCAGTTCACT GTTTTAAATGGGTCATTCTCCTTGGAACTGGTCAGTGAGAAGTACTGGAAAGTGAACAAACCCATGGAACTGTACTATGCACCAACAAAGGAACATAAATAA